One part of the Desulfonema ishimotonii genome encodes these proteins:
- a CDS encoding type 1 glutamine amidotransferase domain-containing protein, with amino-acid sequence MDIRGKKIIILVENMYNEFEFWYPYYRLREAGAEVVIVGSGSAEQYASKAGLPVRADTDAGSVSAADFDGIVIPGGYAPDIMRRYPAMVALVSEMSAAGKVVAAICHAGWMLASAKILKGRRVTSYFAIRDDLIHAGAEWTDAAVVTDRNLITSRTPDDLPDFMKAILSALR; translated from the coding sequence ATGGACATCAGAGGCAAAAAAATAATCATCCTCGTGGAAAACATGTACAATGAATTTGAGTTCTGGTACCCCTATTACCGACTCAGGGAGGCCGGTGCAGAGGTGGTGATCGTGGGGTCCGGCAGCGCAGAACAATACGCCAGTAAAGCCGGGCTGCCGGTCCGGGCCGACACGGATGCGGGCAGCGTATCGGCAGCAGACTTTGACGGCATCGTCATACCGGGGGGCTATGCCCCGGACATCATGCGCCGCTACCCGGCAATGGTGGCCCTGGTCAGCGAGATGTCTGCGGCCGGAAAAGTGGTCGCCGCCATCTGCCACGCAGGCTGGATGCTGGCCTCCGCCAAAATTCTCAAAGGGCGGCGGGTCACATCATATTTTGCCATCAGAGACGACCTGATCCACGCAGGCGCGGAGTGGACAGACGCGGCAGTTGTAACAGACCGCAACCTGATTACCAGCCGGACCCCGGACGATCTGCCGGATTTTATGAAAGCCATTCTCAGCGCACTTCGGTAG
- a CDS encoding MBL fold metallo-hydrolase has translation MTFTITTLVENTVYMGPKGLKGEHGLSFLIQADDRKILFDTGQTGIFMDNAEILNADLSDVDTVVLSHGHYDHAGGLERFAEFRTDFTLAGHPDIFCKKQISALGSTRDIGMPVDRETLVAKGVRLSLTSGPAEIGPGIMSTGEVPMQTGFESIEPVFLTEKEGRTLPDPFTDDQALILDTVRGTVVILGCAHRGTANTLMHVAALTGKTKIHAIMGGLHLGGASGEKLKQIAAVIRNFDIRHIGVGHCTGHKAVAYLSHEFGDRVFPIGVGQSVKF, from the coding sequence ATGACATTTACCATCACCACGCTGGTTGAAAATACGGTTTACATGGGGCCCAAAGGCCTGAAGGGCGAACACGGCCTCTCCTTTCTGATTCAGGCAGATGACCGGAAGATACTCTTTGATACCGGCCAGACCGGCATTTTCATGGACAATGCTGAGATACTGAATGCCGATCTGAGCGACGTGGATACCGTCGTGCTGAGCCACGGCCATTACGATCATGCGGGCGGCCTGGAACGATTTGCGGAGTTCCGCACCGATTTCACGCTGGCCGGGCACCCGGACATTTTCTGCAAAAAACAGATCAGCGCCCTCGGCAGCACCCGGGATATCGGTATGCCGGTGGACCGGGAAACCCTTGTGGCCAAAGGGGTCCGGCTCAGTCTGACGTCCGGGCCCGCCGAAATCGGGCCGGGGATCATGAGTACCGGCGAAGTGCCCATGCAGACCGGGTTTGAGTCCATTGAACCGGTTTTCCTCACCGAGAAAGAGGGGAGGACCCTGCCGGACCCGTTCACGGACGATCAGGCGCTTATCCTGGATACCGTCAGAGGAACCGTCGTCATCCTGGGATGTGCCCACCGGGGCACTGCCAACACCCTGATGCACGTTGCGGCGCTAACCGGAAAGACAAAGATACACGCCATCATGGGCGGGCTTCATCTGGGCGGTGCGTCCGGGGAAAAACTGAAACAGATTGCAGCCGTCATCCGGAATTTTGATATCCGACACATCGGCGTCGGCCACTGCACCGGCCACAAGGCCGTCGCATACCTGAGCCATGAATTCGGGGACCGGGTGTTTCCCATCGGCGTCGGACAGAGCGTCAAATTCTGA
- a CDS encoding NifB/NifX family molybdenum-iron cluster-binding protein produces MKVAVPLAEGKLTLHFGHCQEFAFIDVENNEIKGKEIVVPPPHEPGVLPKWLHDNGVSVVIAGGMGARAIGLLQQNGIDVHTGAPALEPEVLVEQMLKNTLETGQNLCDH; encoded by the coding sequence ATGAAAGTTGCCGTACCGTTGGCTGAGGGTAAACTGACCCTTCACTTTGGCCATTGCCAGGAATTTGCGTTTATTGATGTGGAAAATAATGAAATCAAAGGGAAAGAAATCGTGGTGCCGCCGCCCCATGAACCGGGCGTGCTGCCGAAATGGCTCCACGACAACGGGGTGAGTGTGGTCATCGCCGGCGGAATGGGCGCACGGGCCATTGGCCTGCTCCAGCAAAACGGAATTGACGTGCATACCGGAGCGCCCGCACTGGAACCGGAAGTACTGGTAGAACAAATGCTGAAAAACACACTGGAAACCGGTCAGAACCTCTGCGATCACTAG
- a CDS encoding Mrp/NBP35 family ATP-binding protein, giving the protein MEMISGGGCDAQKKQQAQQDQDTAVENSLQKIKNKFVVMSGKGGVGKTSVSVNVAMALANKGFKVGIMDVDIHGPDVPRMLGINKEMLGVNAERKLVPLNYSENLSAVSIESLSASKDDAIIWRGPVKHSAIRQFIGDVEWGELDYLIIDSPPGTGDEPLSVAQVITGARAIIVTTPQEVSLADVRKSINFCKTVKMDIFGLIENMSGFTCPHCGEAIDMFGTGGGEKTARDFDIHFLGRIPFDTKIVACGDSGTCYRDTYKDSPVTAAFDSVADRMAKQA; this is encoded by the coding sequence ATGGAAATGATATCAGGTGGCGGCTGTGACGCCCAGAAAAAACAACAGGCACAGCAGGACCAGGATACCGCCGTCGAAAATTCTTTACAGAAAATAAAGAATAAGTTCGTCGTTATGAGCGGAAAGGGCGGTGTCGGAAAGACCAGCGTATCCGTGAATGTCGCGATGGCACTGGCAAATAAGGGCTTCAAAGTCGGGATCATGGATGTGGATATCCACGGACCGGACGTGCCCAGAATGCTCGGCATCAACAAAGAGATGCTCGGCGTCAATGCGGAAAGAAAGCTGGTTCCCCTCAATTACTCGGAGAACCTGTCTGCCGTATCCATTGAGTCCCTGAGCGCCAGCAAGGACGACGCCATCATCTGGCGCGGCCCGGTCAAACATTCGGCCATCCGCCAGTTCATCGGGGATGTGGAGTGGGGCGAACTGGATTATCTGATCATCGACTCCCCTCCGGGAACCGGAGATGAGCCGCTGAGCGTGGCCCAGGTGATCACAGGCGCCCGTGCCATTATCGTCACGACCCCACAGGAGGTCTCCCTGGCCGATGTCAGAAAATCCATCAACTTCTGCAAAACCGTGAAGATGGATATCTTCGGCCTCATTGAAAACATGAGCGGCTTCACATGCCCGCACTGCGGAGAGGCCATCGACATGTTCGGCACCGGGGGCGGCGAGAAGACGGCCCGTGATTTCGACATCCATTTTCTGGGCCGGATACCCTTTGATACCAAAATCGTCGCATGTGGTGACTCCGGCACCTGCTACCGGGATACCTACAAAGATTCACCGGTCACCGCTGCGTTTGACAGCGTGGCAGACAGAATGGCCAAACAGGCCTGA
- a CDS encoding NifB/NifX family molybdenum-iron cluster-binding protein yields the protein MNIAITSVDRDLSSALDPRFGRAKYFIIVDSETMSYRVVENEQNLNLPQGAGIQAGKTIVENNVDVLITGNCGPKAFKVLESADIDVIIGAKGSVKDVVSQYKAGELQPTDNANVEGHWI from the coding sequence ATGAACATTGCCATTACATCGGTTGACAGAGATCTGTCCTCAGCACTCGACCCCCGTTTCGGGCGGGCAAAATATTTCATCATCGTTGACTCGGAGACCATGAGCTACAGGGTCGTCGAAAACGAACAAAACCTGAATCTGCCCCAGGGTGCCGGGATACAGGCCGGAAAAACAATTGTTGAAAACAACGTGGACGTTTTAATTACCGGCAACTGCGGCCCCAAAGCATTCAAGGTTCTTGAAAGTGCGGACATTGATGTGATTATCGGCGCAAAAGGCTCTGTCAAAGATGTCGTTTCCCAGTACAAGGCCGGCGAACTTCAGCCGACAGACAATGCCAATGTCGAAGGGCACTGGATATAG
- a CDS encoding DUF134 domain-containing protein, with the protein MVRPKKNRVVAFKPDISYFKPRGIPMLELEEVQLTVDEREAIRLSDLLGLSYEDAGRSMGVSRATFGRIIQHARKVIADSLINGKAINVEGGNYTLVEDSRVFVCEKCNHRWEESKGTGKPEGCPSCNNEYFHRIIAK; encoded by the coding sequence ATGGTAAGACCTAAAAAAAATCGTGTCGTGGCGTTTAAACCGGATATCAGCTATTTCAAACCCAGGGGTATCCCCATGCTCGAACTCGAGGAAGTTCAACTGACAGTTGACGAGCGCGAGGCCATCCGGCTGTCCGATCTCCTCGGCCTTTCCTACGAGGATGCAGGCAGAAGCATGGGCGTTTCACGGGCAACCTTCGGGCGGATCATTCAGCACGCCCGGAAGGTTATTGCAGATTCCCTGATTAATGGCAAAGCCATCAACGTGGAAGGCGGAAATTATACACTTGTGGAGGACAGCCGTGTGTTTGTGTGTGAAAAATGCAACCACAGATGGGAAGAGTCCAAAGGGACGGGAAAACCCGAAGGCTGCCCTTCATGTAATAACGAATATTTTCACAGGATTATAGCGAAATAA